One genomic window of Bacteroidales bacterium includes the following:
- the rplF gene encoding 50S ribosomal protein L6, with the protein MSRIGKLPIQIPDKVQVTYQDGVVKVKGALGELTQKIDPSFKVNIENNIITIERPSDEKQHRALHGLYRSLINNMVIGVSQGWTIQQEVVGVGYKAEANGQLLTLSLGYSHDIIFEMPKEVTVTAVTERRGNPIITLKSADKQLVGQIAAKIRSYREPEPYKGKGIKFVGEVLRRKAGKSAAK; encoded by the coding sequence ATGTCAAGAATAGGTAAATTACCCATACAAATACCCGATAAAGTACAAGTTACTTATCAAGACGGTGTTGTAAAAGTTAAAGGAGCTTTAGGAGAATTAACACAAAAAATAGATCCATCATTTAAAGTTAATATTGAAAACAATATTATAACAATTGAGCGTCCAAGTGATGAAAAACAACATCGAGCCTTACATGGATTATATCGCTCCTTAATAAATAATATGGTTATAGGTGTTTCGCAAGGCTGGACGATACAACAAGAAGTAGTTGGAGTTGGATATAAAGCCGAAGCTAATGGTCAGCTTTTAACTCTCTCGTTGGGATATTCGCACGATATTATTTTCGAAATGCCCAAAGAAGTTACAGTAACAGCAGTAACAGAACGTAGAGGTAATCCTATTATCACACTAAAAAGTGCGGATAAACAACTCGTAGGGCAAATTGCAGCCAAAATACGTTCGTATCGTGAACCCGAACCATATAAAGGTAAAGGTATTAAATTCGTTGGAGAAGTATTACGTCGTAAAGCAGGAAAATCTGCTGCTAAATAA
- the rpsM gene encoding 30S ribosomal protein S13 produces the protein MARIAGVDIPDKKRGEISLTYIFGIGRSTAKKILKETGVDPNLKVEKWNDEQMTKIRNYIAQNLKIEGELRSEVQLNIKRLMDIGCYRGVRHRAGLPVRGQRTRTNARTRRGRKKTVANKKKATK, from the coding sequence ATGGCACGTATCGCAGGTGTAGACATACCGGATAAGAAAAGAGGCGAAATATCGCTTACGTACATTTTTGGCATTGGCCGTAGTACAGCAAAGAAAATTTTAAAAGAAACAGGTGTTGATCCAAACCTAAAAGTTGAAAAATGGAACGACGAGCAAATGACAAAAATAAGAAATTACATTGCTCAAAACCTTAAAATAGAAGGTGAGTTACGTTCCGAAGTTCAACTAAATATTAAACGTTTAATGGATATTGGTTGTTATCGCGGTGTTCGTCATAGAGCAGGCTTACCTGTTCGTGGACAAAGAACAAGAACCAATGCCCGTACACGTAGAGGAAGAAAGAAAACCGTAGCAAATAAAAAGAAAGCCACTAAATAA
- the rplO gene encoding 50S ribosomal protein L15, with protein sequence MDLSNLKPAEGSVHREKKRLGRGEGSGKGGTSTRGHKGAKSRSGYSRKRGFEGGQMPLQRTSPKFGFKNINRKEYKAVNIAVIEQLVNDTNVTVIDPELMYEYGLIPKNCLVKILGVGTLTKKVEVKAHAFSATAEKAILAVDGKVTKL encoded by the coding sequence ATGGATTTAAGTAATTTAAAACCGGCTGAAGGTTCAGTACATCGTGAAAAAAAACGTTTAGGACGTGGTGAAGGTTCTGGTAAAGGAGGTACATCTACACGTGGTCATAAAGGTGCTAAATCACGTTCGGGCTATAGTCGAAAAAGAGGTTTTGAAGGAGGTCAAATGCCTTTACAACGTACATCCCCAAAGTTTGGATTCAAAAATATTAACCGTAAAGAATATAAAGCCGTTAATATTGCAGTTATTGAACAATTAGTTAACGATACCAATGTTACGGTTATTGATCCTGAATTAATGTACGAATATGGATTAATACCTAAAAACTGTTTAGTAAAAATATTAGGTGTTGGTACATTAACAAAAAAGGTTGAAGTTAAAGCACATGCTTTTAGTGCAACTGCCGAAAAAGCAATTTTAGCTGTTGATGGTAAAGTGACTAAATTATAG
- the rpsN gene encoding 30S ribosomal protein S14 has product MAKESMKARERKRKALYDKYEEIRKQLKAEGNYTALQKLPRNSSKTRLHNRCMLTGRPKGYMRTFGLSRITFREMASNGLIPGVKKASW; this is encoded by the coding sequence ATGGCAAAAGAATCAATGAAAGCCCGCGAACGCAAACGCAAAGCTTTGTATGATAAATACGAAGAAATTCGTAAACAACTCAAAGCTGAAGGTAATTATACAGCATTACAAAAATTACCTCGCAATAGCTCTAAAACCAGATTACATAATCGCTGTATGTTAACAGGGCGTCCCAAAGGCTATATGCGTACATTTGGCTTAAGCCGTATTACTTTCCGCGAAATGGCTTCTAATGGTCTTATTCCCGGAGTTAAAAAAGCTAGTTGGTAA
- the secY gene encoding preprotein translocase subunit SecY: MKRFIEILKNIYKIEELRTRIFYTLGILLIYRLGSFVVLPGIDPSQLENLKRQTSEGVLGLLDMFSGGAFSNASIFALGIMPYISASIVVQLLGIAIPYFQRLQKEGESGRKKINQITRYLTVLILFLQAPSYLTNLHYQLPESAFVISGRAFTISSMIILTAGTIFVMWLGEKITDKGIGNGISLIIMIGIIARLPMAFGAEFASRLQGNGGLIVLLIEILFLLLVIAGSILLVQGTRRIPVQYAKRIVGNKQYGGVRQYIPLKINAAGVMPIIFAQALMFIPTIIIGFTNSTSGFAASFTRYTSFWYNFLFFILIIIFTYFYTAIIMNPIQMADDMKKNGGFIPGVKPGKKTAEFIDTIMSRITLPGSVFLGIVAIMPAFAVLLGINNQFAQFFGGTSLLILVGVVLDTLQQIESHLIMRHYDGFTKSGRIKGRSAGVAAM; encoded by the coding sequence ATGAAACGATTTATCGAAATATTAAAAAATATATATAAAATTGAAGAGTTAAGAACTCGTATTTTTTATACTCTTGGAATTTTATTGATTTATAGATTGGGTTCATTTGTGGTATTACCTGGTATTGACCCATCACAATTAGAAAATTTAAAACGTCAAACATCTGAAGGCGTATTAGGGTTATTAGATATGTTCTCAGGTGGAGCATTTTCTAATGCTTCTATTTTTGCATTGGGTATTATGCCTTACATTTCAGCTTCTATTGTTGTACAACTTTTGGGAATTGCTATTCCATACTTTCAACGTTTACAAAAAGAAGGTGAAAGTGGACGTAAAAAAATTAACCAAATTACTCGTTATTTAACTGTTCTCATACTCTTTTTGCAAGCTCCTAGTTACTTAACCAATTTACATTATCAGCTACCCGAATCTGCTTTTGTTATAAGTGGAAGAGCCTTTACTATTTCCAGTATGATTATACTAACAGCTGGAACTATTTTTGTTATGTGGTTAGGCGAAAAAATAACCGATAAAGGAATAGGTAATGGTATTTCTCTTATCATCATGATAGGTATTATTGCTCGCTTGCCCATGGCTTTTGGAGCTGAATTTGCATCACGCTTACAAGGAAATGGTGGACTAATTGTATTATTAATTGAAATTTTATTCTTATTGTTAGTTATTGCTGGAAGTATTTTATTAGTTCAAGGAACTCGTCGAATTCCTGTACAATATGCAAAACGTATTGTTGGTAATAAACAATATGGTGGAGTTCGTCAATATATTCCTTTAAAAATAAATGCTGCAGGTGTTATGCCCATTATTTTTGCACAGGCACTTATGTTTATACCTACCATTATCATTGGATTTACAAATTCAACATCGGGTTTTGCAGCGTCGTTTACACGTTACACAAGTTTTTGGTATAATTTTCTATTTTTCATACTTATCATTATTTTCACATATTTTTATACTGCCATTATTATGAACCCTATTCAAATGGCGGATGATATGAAAAAAAATGGTGGATTTATACCAGGTGTGAAACCAGGTAAAAAAACTGCTGAATTTATTGATACCATCATGTCGCGAATCACATTACCAGGTTCTGTGTTTTTAGGTATTGTAGCTATTATGCCAGCATTTGCTGTATTGCTTGGAATTAATAATCAATTTGCACAATTTTTCGGTGGAACATCATTATTAATTTTGGTTGGTGTAGTATTAGATACATTGCAACAAATAGAAAGCCATTTAATTATGCGTCATTACGATGGTTTTACCAAAAGTGGTCGTATAAAAGGACGTTCAGCAGGTGTTGCTGCAATGTAG
- the rplP gene encoding 50S ribosomal protein L16, with translation MLQPSKTKYRRQQKGRMKGVAQRGTTLAFGQFGIKTLEQAWITSRQIEAARQAITRYMKREGQLWIRIFPDKPITKKPAEVRMGKGKGAPEGFVAPVTPGRILFEIDGVSLEVAKEALRLGAQKLPVNTKLIIHPNYTETL, from the coding sequence ATGTTACAGCCTAGCAAGACAAAATACAGAAGGCAACAAAAAGGAAGAATGAAAGGTGTTGCACAACGCGGAACAACACTAGCTTTCGGACAGTTTGGAATAAAAACTTTAGAACAAGCGTGGATAACGAGCCGTCAAATTGAAGCAGCACGTCAAGCTATTACACGTTATATGAAACGTGAAGGTCAATTGTGGATAAGAATATTTCCCGATAAACCTATTACAAAGAAACCCGCAGAAGTTCGTATGGGTAAAGGTAAAGGTGCCCCCGAAGGCTTCGTTGCCCCTGTTACACCAGGTCGTATTTTGTTCGAAATTGACGGTGTATCATTAGAAGTTGCAAAAGAAGCTTTACGTTTAGGTGCACAAAAATTGCCCGTTAATACTAAGTTAATTATTCACCCAAACTATACTGAAACTTTATAA
- the rpsC gene encoding 30S ribosomal protein S3, whose amino-acid sequence MGQKVNPISNRLGIILGWDSNWYGGRKYGDKIVEDYKIRKYLRTRLAKASVSKIVIERTLKLLNVTIHTARPGTIIGKAGQEVDKLKEEIKKITGKEVQLNIFEIKRPEVDAYLVASNIARQIEGKVAYRRAIKMAIASAIRMGAEGIKVTISGRINGAEMARRETYKEGRIPLHTFRADIDYALAEALTKTGLMGIKTWICKGEVYGKREIAPVSESKQNKPKPKGFQRRKK is encoded by the coding sequence ATGGGACAAAAAGTTAATCCAATCAGTAATCGTTTAGGAATTATCCTTGGATGGGATTCCAATTGGTATGGTGGTCGTAAATATGGCGATAAAATTGTAGAAGACTACAAAATACGTAAATATTTACGCACACGTTTAGCTAAAGCGAGTGTTTCAAAAATTGTTATTGAACGTACACTTAAATTGTTAAACGTTACAATACATACTGCACGTCCCGGAACAATAATCGGTAAAGCTGGACAAGAAGTCGATAAATTAAAAGAAGAAATCAAAAAAATTACCGGTAAAGAAGTGCAATTAAATATATTTGAAATAAAACGTCCCGAAGTCGATGCATATTTAGTTGCAAGCAATATAGCCCGTCAAATTGAAGGCAAAGTTGCATATCGTAGAGCTATTAAAATGGCTATTGCATCTGCTATACGTATGGGAGCCGAAGGTATAAAAGTTACCATCTCTGGGCGTATTAATGGAGCTGAAATGGCTCGTAGAGAGACTTACAAAGAAGGTCGTATACCCTTACATACATTCAGAGCGGATATTGATTATGCTTTAGCAGAAGCATTAACAAAAACAGGTTTAATGGGCATTAAGACATGGATTTGCAAAGGAGAAGTATACGGTAAACGCGAAATTGCTCCTGTAAGCGAATCCAAACAAAATAAACCCAAACCTAAAGGATTTCAAAGACGTAAAAAATAA
- the rpmJ gene encoding 50S ribosomal protein L36: MKVRTSIKKRSEDCQIVRRKGRLYVISKKNPKYKQRQG; this comes from the coding sequence ATGAAAGTAAGAACCTCTATTAAAAAGCGAAGTGAAGACTGCCAGATTGTAAGACGTAAAGGTCGTCTTTATGTTATTAGCAAAAAAAATCCTAAGTATAAACAACGTCAAGGATAA
- the rplE gene encoding 50S ribosomal protein L5: MEYVPSLRKKYAEEIVPALMKEFQYKSIMQVPRLEKIVVNQGLGEAVADKKLIEIAVNEISAITGQKPVITMSKKDISNFKLRKGMPIGVKVTLRKDRMYEFLERLICISLPRIRDFKGVNTKLDGRGNYTLGVSEQIIFPEIDLDKVVKIKGMEITFTTTAKTDEEAFALLKHFGIPFKNIKKN, translated from the coding sequence ATGGAATACGTACCATCACTCAGAAAAAAATATGCCGAGGAAATAGTTCCTGCCTTAATGAAAGAATTTCAGTATAAATCTATTATGCAGGTTCCTCGTTTAGAAAAAATTGTTGTAAATCAAGGATTAGGCGAAGCCGTTGCAGATAAAAAGCTTATTGAAATTGCAGTTAACGAAATATCTGCTATTACAGGACAAAAACCTGTAATTACAATGTCTAAAAAAGACATATCTAATTTTAAGCTTCGTAAAGGCATGCCTATCGGTGTTAAAGTTACACTTCGCAAAGATAGAATGTACGAATTTCTTGAACGTCTTATTTGTATATCATTGCCACGTATTCGCGATTTTAAAGGCGTTAATACTAAGCTTGATGGACGTGGTAATTATACATTAGGCGTATCAGAACAAATCATCTTTCCCGAAATAGACCTCGATAAAGTAGTTAAAATTAAAGGCATGGAAATTACCTTTACAACTACAGCCAAAACCGACGAGGAAGCATTCGCATTGTTAAAACATTTTGGAATTCCATTTAAAAATATTAAAAAGAATTAG
- the rpsQ gene encoding 30S ribosomal protein S17 encodes MENRNSRKVRIGVVVSNKMNKSIVVAEQRKVKHPKYGKFVNKTTRYMAHDEKNESNIGDVVKIMETRPLSKNKCWRLVEIIERAK; translated from the coding sequence ATGGAAAATAGAAATTCAAGAAAAGTTCGTATAGGTGTTGTTGTTAGCAATAAAATGAATAAATCTATTGTTGTTGCTGAACAACGAAAAGTAAAACACCCAAAATACGGTAAATTTGTTAACAAAACTACACGCTACATGGCACACGATGAAAAAAATGAAAGCAACATTGGCGATGTAGTAAAAATCATGGAAACCAGACCATTAAGCAAAAATAAATGCTGGCGATTAGTAGAAATAATAGAAAGAGCTAAATAA
- the map gene encoding type I methionyl aminopeptidase, translated as MIFIKTAEEIAIMKESAEILSQTFGFIKQFIKPGVKTKDIDIAAEEFILSKGAKPNFKGYSGYPATLCISVNHQVVHGIPSNYTLKEGDIISVDGGVKYKGYHSDMAYTFIVGNVHPNVQKLVNVTKECLYLGINEAKVGKRIGDIGSAIQTYAERNGFSVVRELVGHGIGKSLHEEPQIPNYGKAGKGVALKEGMTIAIEPMINMGKKDVFQESDGWTIVTKDLLPSAHFEHTVAILKDKTEILTTYKYIENN; from the coding sequence ATGATTTTTATTAAAACAGCGGAAGAAATTGCAATAATGAAAGAAAGTGCAGAAATTCTATCTCAAACATTTGGTTTTATCAAACAATTTATAAAACCAGGTGTAAAAACTAAAGATATAGATATAGCTGCAGAAGAGTTCATTCTTTCAAAAGGTGCAAAGCCAAATTTTAAGGGATATAGTGGGTATCCTGCTACATTATGTATATCTGTTAATCATCAGGTAGTACATGGAATACCTTCTAATTATACCTTAAAAGAAGGCGATATTATTTCCGTTGATGGAGGTGTTAAGTATAAAGGTTATCATTCCGATATGGCCTATACGTTTATAGTGGGCAATGTACACCCAAATGTTCAGAAATTGGTTAATGTTACCAAAGAATGTTTATATTTGGGCATAAACGAAGCTAAAGTTGGAAAAAGAATTGGTGATATAGGATCTGCCATACAAACGTATGCCGAAAGAAATGGTTTCTCAGTAGTTCGAGAATTAGTTGGACATGGTATCGGAAAATCTTTACACGAAGAACCTCAAATTCCTAACTATGGCAAAGCTGGAAAAGGTGTTGCATTAAAAGAAGGAATGACCATTGCAATTGAGCCAATGATTAATATGGGCAAAAAAGACGTGTTTCAAGAAAGCGATGGTTGGACAATAGTTACTAAAGACTTGTTACCTAGTGCACACTTTGAACACACTGTTGCCATATTAAAAGATAAAACAGAAATATTAACAACATATAAATATATAGAAAACAATTAA
- the rplB gene encoding 50S ribosomal protein L2, producing the protein MAVRKLKPVTPGQRFKAISSFEEITKSFPEKSLLAPFRKSGGRNNTGKMTMRYIGGGHKRHYRVIDFRRDKDNIPAVVSAIEYDPNRSARIALLTYKDGEKRYIIAPQNIQVGQTLMSGKNVAPEIGNALYLSDIPLGTNVHNVEIQPGKGGAFARSAGSYATLLSREGRFAILKMPSGETRKVLVTCKATIGMVSNPDHFLEMSGKAGRSRWLGRRPRNRGVAMNPVDHPMGGGEGKASGGHPRSRKGLYAKGLKTRRKKNPTNKFIVERRKK; encoded by the coding sequence ATGGCAGTAAGAAAATTAAAACCGGTTACACCAGGACAACGATTTAAAGCAATAAGCTCTTTTGAAGAGATAACCAAATCTTTTCCAGAAAAATCGTTATTAGCACCTTTTAGAAAATCTGGTGGTCGCAACAATACAGGTAAAATGACCATGCGCTACATAGGTGGTGGTCATAAACGTCATTATCGTGTTATTGATTTTCGTCGCGATAAAGATAATATACCTGCCGTTGTTAGTGCAATAGAATACGATCCCAACAGAAGTGCACGTATTGCATTATTAACCTATAAAGATGGTGAAAAACGCTATATTATTGCACCACAAAATATTCAAGTAGGTCAAACCTTAATGTCAGGTAAAAATGTTGCACCAGAAATTGGCAATGCTTTATATCTATCTGATATACCTTTAGGTACCAATGTGCATAATGTAGAAATACAACCAGGCAAGGGTGGTGCTTTTGCTCGTAGTGCTGGTTCTTATGCTACACTATTATCACGCGAAGGACGTTTTGCAATACTAAAAATGCCATCTGGCGAAACTCGCAAAGTTTTAGTTACGTGCAAAGCTACCATTGGAATGGTTTCAAATCCCGACCATTTTCTCGAAATGAGTGGTAAAGCAGGTAGAAGTCGTTGGTTGGGTCGTCGTCCAAGAAATAGAGGCGTAGCAATGAACCCTGTTGACCATCCAATGGGTGGAGGTGAAGGCAAAGCTTCAGGTGGTCATCCAAGAAGCCGTAAAGGACTATATGCAAAAGGTCTAAAAACACGCAGAAAAAAGAATCCTACCAATAAATTCATTGTTGAACGTCGTAAAAAGTAG
- the rpmD gene encoding 50S ribosomal protein L30 — protein sequence MMKRVKITQTKSRIGQDPRQRATLDALGLKRMHQTVEHEATPQIEGMIKKVKHLIKVEYL from the coding sequence ATTATGAAAAGAGTTAAAATTACACAAACCAAAAGTAGAATCGGACAAGATCCCAGACAACGTGCAACACTCGATGCGCTAGGTTTAAAAAGAATGCATCAAACTGTTGAACACGAAGCTACACCACAAATCGAAGGGATGATTAAAAAAGTTAAACATTTAATTAAAGTTGAATATTTATAA
- the rpsH gene encoding 30S ribosomal protein S8 — protein MTDPIADYLTRIRNAVKARHRVVEIPASNLKKEITKILFEKGYILNYKFEDDGVQGTIKIALKYNPDTKESAIKNLKRVSTPGLRKYSPSKTLPRVLNGLGIAIISTSQGLLTDKEARQKGIGGEIICYVY, from the coding sequence ATGACCGATCCAATTGCAGATTATCTGACCCGTATCAGAAATGCCGTAAAGGCAAGACATCGTGTGGTTGAAATACCAGCTTCAAATTTGAAAAAAGAAATAACCAAAATTTTATTCGAAAAAGGTTATATCTTAAATTATAAGTTTGAAGACGATGGAGTTCAGGGAACCATAAAAATCGCATTAAAATACAACCCCGATACCAAAGAATCAGCTATTAAAAACTTAAAAAGAGTAAGTACCCCTGGTTTAAGAAAATATTCACCCAGTAAAACATTACCTCGTGTACTTAACGGATTAGGAATTGCTATTATCTCTACATCTCAAGGACTGCTTACCGATAAAGAAGCTCGTCAAAAAGGAATTGGTGGAGAAATTATATGCTACGTATATTAA
- the rpsE gene encoding 30S ribosomal protein S5 encodes MLTGIRKIKTTDLELKDRLVAVNRVTKVTKGGRHFSFAAIVVVGNENGIVGYGLGKANEVTTAIAKAVEEAKKNLIKVPILKGTIPHEQEAKFGGAHVFLKPASSGTGVKAGGAMRAVLESVGIKDVLAKSKGSSNPHNLVKATIKALTEMRDAYTVAQQRNIPIDKVFNG; translated from the coding sequence ATGTTAACAGGAATTAGAAAAATAAAAACAACCGACTTAGAATTAAAAGACCGCTTAGTCGCTGTAAATAGAGTTACCAAAGTAACAAAAGGTGGTCGTCATTTTAGCTTTGCAGCTATCGTTGTTGTAGGCAACGAAAATGGTATTGTTGGTTATGGCTTAGGTAAAGCTAACGAAGTAACCACAGCAATTGCTAAAGCTGTTGAAGAAGCAAAAAAGAATTTAATAAAAGTCCCCATATTAAAAGGTACTATACCACACGAACAAGAAGCTAAATTTGGTGGTGCTCATGTATTTCTTAAACCTGCATCCAGTGGTACAGGTGTAAAAGCCGGTGGTGCTATGCGTGCAGTTTTAGAAAGCGTTGGTATAAAAGATGTGCTTGCTAAATCTAAAGGAAGCTCCAATCCTCATAATTTAGTTAAAGCTACTATTAAAGCTCTTACAGAAATGAGAGACGCATATACAGTAGCTCAACAACGAAATATTCCAATTGATAAAGTTTTTAACGGTTAA
- the rplX gene encoding 50S ribosomal protein L24, translated as MHIKKGDTVIVIAGDSKGQEGRVLSVNYEKNTAIVEGVNLVSKHTKPNAKNPQGGILKKEAPVHVSNLMLKDPSTGKPTRIGRRLNNDNKLVRIAKKSGEEIK; from the coding sequence ATGCACATAAAAAAAGGCGACACTGTTATAGTAATAGCAGGCGATTCAAAAGGTCAAGAAGGAAGAGTTCTTTCTGTTAATTACGAAAAAAATACCGCTATTGTTGAGGGTGTAAATTTAGTATCTAAGCACACAAAACCCAATGCTAAAAACCCACAAGGTGGTATACTTAAAAAAGAAGCTCCTGTTCATGTTTCTAATCTAATGTTAAAAGATCCTTCAACAGGCAAACCAACTCGTATTGGACGTCGTTTAAACAATGATAATAAATTAGTTCGTATAGCTAAAAAATCTGGAGAGGAGATTAAGTAA
- the infA gene encoding translation initiation factor IF-1 has protein sequence MAKQPSIELDGTIIEALSNAMFRVQLENGHIITAHISGKMRMNYIRILPGDKVRVEMSPYDLTKGRISFRYK, from the coding sequence ATGGCAAAACAACCGTCCATAGAATTAGATGGAACCATTATAGAAGCATTATCGAATGCGATGTTTCGAGTGCAGTTAGAAAATGGTCACATCATTACAGCGCATATTTCTGGAAAAATGCGAATGAATTATATTCGTATTTTACCTGGAGATAAAGTACGCGTTGAAATGTCGCCATACGATTTAACAAAGGGAAGAATAAGTTTTAGATACAAATAA
- the rpsS gene encoding 30S ribosomal protein S19, with protein sequence MSRSLKKGPYIYYKLEKKVIQMQESGKRQPIKTWSRASVISPDFVGLTINVHNGNKFIPVYVTENMVGHKLGEFAPTRIFRGHAGNKKNK encoded by the coding sequence ATGAGTAGATCATTAAAAAAAGGTCCTTATATTTATTATAAGCTCGAAAAAAAAGTAATACAAATGCAAGAAAGCGGAAAACGTCAACCAATAAAAACATGGTCACGTGCTTCTGTTATATCTCCTGACTTTGTGGGTTTAACTATCAATGTTCACAACGGTAATAAATTTATACCCGTATATGTTACCGAAAATATGGTAGGACATAAACTTGGAGAATTTGCGCCTACACGTATTTTTAGAGGTCATGCTGGAAATAAAAAGAATAAATAA
- the rpmC gene encoding 50S ribosomal protein L29: protein MKKVEIIDLTTKELIEKIQDEKMMLTKMKLNHHINPLDNPMKIRQTRRTIARLMTELRKRQLKEQNK from the coding sequence ATGAAAAAAGTTGAAATAATAGACTTAACAACCAAAGAACTCATCGAAAAAATTCAAGATGAAAAGATGATGCTTACCAAAATGAAACTTAATCATCATATTAATCCTCTTGATAATCCGATGAAAATTCGTCAAACACGTCGCACTATTGCACGTTTGATGACTGAGTTACGTAAACGTCAATTAAAAGAACAAAATAAATAG
- a CDS encoding 50S ribosomal protein L18, with translation MANTKLERRKKIKMRIRKKIYGTTEKPRMSVFRSNSHISVQIIDDLNGKTLVSASSRVKEIMQIQGNKTQKAAEVGKLIAKKAIEAGITSVVFDRNGYLYHGRVKSLADAAREGGLKF, from the coding sequence ATGGCAAACACAAAATTAGAACGCAGAAAAAAAATTAAAATGAGAATCCGTAAAAAAATTTACGGAACAACCGAAAAACCTAGAATGTCAGTTTTTCGCAGCAATAGCCATATTTCTGTTCAAATCATTGACGATTTAAACGGAAAAACTTTGGTTTCTGCATCATCCAGAGTAAAAGAAATTATGCAAATTCAAGGTAATAAAACTCAAAAAGCTGCTGAGGTTGGTAAATTAATCGCAAAAAAAGCTATCGAAGCCGGTATTACATCTGTTGTATTCGATAGAAATGGTTATTTATACCATGGAAGAGTTAAATCTTTGGCTGATGCTGCTCGCGAAGGAGGACTTAAATTTTAA
- the rplN gene encoding 50S ribosomal protein L14, translated as MIQQESRLVVADNSGAKEVLCIRVLGGSGKKYATVGDKVVVTVKSAIPSSEIKKGTVTKAVVVRTKKEIRRRDGSYIRFDDNAVVLLNQADEIRGTRIFGPVARELREKQYMKIVSLAPEVL; from the coding sequence ATGATACAGCAAGAATCAAGATTAGTAGTTGCCGATAATAGCGGAGCCAAAGAAGTACTTTGTATTAGAGTACTTGGTGGTTCCGGAAAAAAATATGCCACTGTTGGCGATAAGGTTGTTGTTACTGTTAAATCGGCTATACCTTCTTCAGAAATTAAGAAGGGAACAGTTACAAAAGCTGTTGTTGTAAGAACAAAAAAAGAAATACGCCGCCGCGATGGTTCATATATCAGATTTGATGATAATGCGGTAGTATTATTAAATCAGGCCGATGAAATACGCGGAACTCGTATATTTGGACCTGTAGCTCGCGAACTTCGCGAAAAACAATACATGAAAATTGTTTCATTAGCACCCGAAGTGCTTTAA
- the rplV gene encoding 50S ribosomal protein L22 has translation MGSRKKISADARKEQQKNMVVARLKNYPTSPRKMRLIADLIRGVDVKRALDILKYTEKAQALTLEKLLLSAIANWQVKNEGVRIEDANLYVKEIYVDSATMLKRLRPAPQGRAYRIRKRSNHVTLILGSNYSQTQNQEA, from the coding sequence ATGGGTTCCAGAAAAAAAATATCGGCCGATGCCCGTAAAGAGCAACAAAAAAATATGGTAGTTGCACGATTAAAAAATTATCCCACATCACCTCGTAAAATGAGATTAATTGCCGACTTAATCAGAGGAGTAGATGTAAAACGTGCACTCGATATACTTAAATATACTGAAAAAGCTCAAGCCTTAACACTCGAAAAATTATTACTATCTGCTATCGCAAATTGGCAAGTTAAAAACGAAGGCGTACGTATCGAGGATGCAAATCTTTATGTAAAAGAAATTTATGTAGATTCTGCAACAATGTTAAAACGTTTAAGACCTGCACCACAAGGTAGAGCTTATCGAATCAGAAAAAGATCGAATCATGTTACGCTTATTTTAGGAAGTAATTATAGTCAAACACAAAATCAAGAAGCTTAA